The sequence below is a genomic window from Ipomoea triloba cultivar NCNSP0323 chromosome 10, ASM357664v1.
GAGCTAGCAATTGAGTATAAACATTGCATTTTCTCTAATCCATGGCGGCCTTGTGCAGATTCTTGAGTATCTCAGCCTTTCTATTCCTTCTCCTTGCCTCGTTAGCCTGTTCGCTCTCATTTGATCTGCCTAGCATCAGTCCAGCTGATGATGCTGTGCACATCAAACTAGAAGGGGATGCCTATATGGCTATATCACACCCCAGGGCATCCAACTCACACCATCTGAACCGAATTACAAAGCTGGTCGAGCCAACTATGTTGAATTGTTGCACCTATGGGACAAGGATTCTGGAGATTTAGCTGATTTTACCACCCATTTCACTTTCACCATAGACTCATATGGCAGCAGTAGATATGCCTCTGGACTGGCCTTCTTCTTGGCTAACGTTTCGACTCCATCCAATACAACACTCACTGGTGGTGGTGGTATTGGCCTTATGGATCGGCATCTAACAACATCCCAAGATCCTTTTGTTGCCGTGGTGTTTGACACATTCTCACACCAGGAGAATCGATCTCAGACAAATGTAAGTATAAACATTAAATCTGTGTTAGAGACTGTTAATATCACAGAATGGTTGAACGACATCGCTATGGGGATGCCTAATAATGCTTGCATTACTTATAGTGCTACTTCCAAGATTCTTCAAGTTGTTTTCACAGGATATTGGAATAGCCAGTACCTCACAAGCAGCCTTAGCTTTAAGGTTGATCTTAAGGAATACTTGCCAGAATTTGTTAGAATTGGCTTCTCAGCAGCAACAGCACGAACTTTTTTGAGAGTAACACTGTCAGCTCATGGAAGTTCAATTCCTCTTCGGTGGGCAATGTTTCTTTGTCACCACCTCCAAGTTCTCCTTATAAGCCACCCATAGTTACACCCCCCACTAGCCCAAGCCCAAATGCTAacccaaaagaaaagaaaacgaAGAAAGGACTAGTGACAGCACTGAGTATTGGGGTTCCTGTTTTAGTTGTCCTATTGGTGACTTTATCCATCTTTACCTGCCTAAAGAAGACACAAGCAGAAAAGGGAAACAATCAGATTATTCTTGATCAGGCCATGGATAGTGAATTTGAAAAGGCTGGGAGTGGTCCTAAAAGGTACCCATACAGTGAATTGGCAAGTGCAACTAACAACTTTGCAGAGGAGCAGAAGCTTGGAGAAGGAGGGTTTGGTCAAGTTTACAGAGGTTTCTTGAGGGACTTAAACTTGGATGTGGCTGTTAAGAGAGTATCAAGTGAGTCTAATCAGGGGATTAGGGAATATACATCAGAAGTAAAGATCATCAGTCAATTGAGGCATAGAAATTTGGTACCACTTCACGGTTGGTGTCACGAGAAAGGGGAATTGCTGCTTGTTTATGAATACATGCCTCAAGGTAGTTTACACTCCCATCTCTTCAAGATAAACTCACCTTTGAATTGGGAGCTCAGGTATAGAATTGCACAAGGCTTGGCCTCAGCTTTGTTCTATCTTCACGAAGAGTGGGAACAATGTGTATTGCACAGGGACATTAAGTCCAGCAATGTCCTGTTGGATTCAAGCTTCAATGTTAGACTTGGTGATTTTGGGTTGGCCTGGTTGGTTGACCATGAAACAGCACCCGAAAAGACTTATTTGGGAGGGACACCAGGGTACGTAGCTCCAGAATGCCTCTTCACATTCAAAACCAGCAAAGAATCAGATGTCTACAGTTTTGGAATTGTTGCGTTAGAAATTGCATGCGGACGAAGAGCAATTCTTACTAAAGAACCCGAGGGTGGGAAAAGCTTGGTAGATTGGGTTTGGGATTTGTATGGAATGGGAAAGCTACTGGAAGCTGCAGATCCTAAGCTATGCGGAAATTTTGAGAAACAAGAAATAGAACGGTTAATGATTATCAGGTTGTGGTGTGCTCACCCTGATAGTAACTCCCGCCCACCAATAAGCCAAGCTTTACTTTGTCTTAAATTCCAAGGGCAACTGCCCACCCTTCCATCAATGATGCCTAAGCTAGTTTACTCATTTTCTTCTAATGTGCCCTTAGTTTCGAGTTCGCATTCCCAGACATTTGAGTACCATTCGAGTTCTGGCCGCCACAACAGTTGTCCCTCACGTTTCACTTCATCTTCGATCTCGGATGCAAGTTCTTCGGCATCTGTCCCACACTTTCGCACACGCTGATAACACCAACATTGTTGGTTTCTCCATCTTAGTTTCAATCAAAAACATTTCTCTATCTATTAATTACAGGTTTCTGTGTGGTTGTTATAGTCATTTCTAGGGGGTAAATTATGGATGTTTGCTAGATGTATAATGATGTTAGATATACAGGATTGAGCACATAATATCATGCCATATTAccttttgtatatatttatctCTACTATACTCTAATGACATAATCAACCATCGTTTCTTAAGTCTTTCCATCATTTTCTCGCAAAGTAGATGTAAGGTTAATCACCTTGGATTTCGATCTCAAAGTTCACAATGCACCATGTGGTCGATCGTGTTCACCCAACCCTTATTCCTTCCCATTCACTCATCACCCCTAACTCCTTGCAATAAACACTCCTCACGGAGAATGGGGTCATGATCGACTTTATAGTTACTGTGTGAAAAATGTATATCTAATGTCAATCtcaaatgttcatttttatgGTTTCTTTGAAGGAATTTGTGTATACTTGGGaatattagtaatttttatttctctttatACATCCCTTTTCCTAAAATGTGGTGGTAGAATTTgtctttttattaaaaactttAGAAAATCCTCTTTATAGTCTCTTCCCTCTTGAGTGCTTTAGATATTCACTTTTCACACACTCACcaccaaattattattttatttagatgGAAGTTTAATATTCTTCacccaatataatataattgtgctAGCTAGCTCatcttgaaaaataatttctaccCAACACTAGATTTAGCAAGCTAAGATACGTACAAAGACGTTGAATATTCTTGCTAGCGATTTATTAATGTTCACCAATCTTTCTAGTTTGAAGAAGTCACCCTAGTCTTCTAGATTTTTCCTAAAAGGAGTAGCAAAGGAAATAAGTAGTTGTTACAACAAATAAAAGATCTACTCAAGTGCCGAATATAACAATGGAAGAAAACACGTACTAACTCCATAGCTATAGTTCAAATCTTAAGGCTCATTACAATAGTATCTCATACTCTTACATTTTCAATCACCAATGTTCTTATGCATACTACTTTAATTGCAAATACAAAGCAGAGATAAATACAAGAGATAGCAATATGTAATGGGTGTTCAACCCTATGTCCAACATCATTATTCATCCAGCAAACAtgcataattcataattgaccCCCTAGACAATGACTTAATAGCAAGAGCACAGAAATATATCAATAAAAAGACACACAATACAGTACACACTGTTTTTGATTAATTGAAATTAGGATAGGGAAGCCAAGAATGTTGTTGCCATCAGTGTGTGTGTGAATGTGAGGTAGATGATGTATCCATGATGGAAGATGAAGTGAAACGTGAGGGACAACTGTTGTTGCTGGAGCTCGTATGGCCCTCAAGTATCTGCCAATGCTGACTTGAAAAAGATGTTGGGTAAACTGGCTTAGGCATCTTTTGTGGAAGGGGGGGCAGTTGCTCTGAGGATGTAAGACAATGTAAAGCTTCGCTTATTTTTAGTCGGCAAGTACTATTAGGATGAGCACACCACAACCCGATCATCATTAATTTCTCCATTTTTGGCCTCTCAAAGTTTCCGCATAGCTTAGGATCTGCAGCTTCTATTAGCTTTTCCATTCCATACAAATTCCAAACCCATTCCACCAAGGTTATTTTCACACCTTCTGGTTCATTGACAAGAATTGCTCTTTGCCCAGTAGCAATTTCTAATGCAACAATTCCAAAACTGTACACATCCGATTCTTTGGTTGTTTGTAATGTGGAACTACATTCTGGGGCTATATACCCGAGTGTTCCACCATCTAAGGTTTTTCGAGGTGCATTTTCATGGTCAACAAGCGATGCTAACCCAAAATCACCTAGTTTAGCATTGAAGCTTGAATCCAAAAGGACATTGCTGGACTTAATATCCCTATGCAATACACATTGTTTCCACCCTCCGTGAAGATAGAGCAAAGCTGAGGCCAAGCCTTGTGCAATTCTATACCTGAGCTCCCAATTCAAAGGCGGTGACTTTGCCTTGAAGAGATGGGAGTCTAAACTGCCTTGAGGCATGTATTCATAAACAAGAAGTAACTCACCTCTGTTGATGTCGTGACACCAACCGTAAAGTGGCACCAAATTTCGATGTCTCAATTGGCTGATGATCTTTACTTCTGCTACGTATTCCTTAATCCCCTGATTAGACCCACTTGAGACTCTCTTGACAGCCACATCCAAGTTTAGGCTCCTTAAGAAACCTCTATAAACCCCTCCAAACCCCCCTTCTCCAAGCTTCTGCCCCTCTGCAAAGTTGTTAGTTGCAGTCTGCAATTCAGTGTATGAGAACTTTTTAGTACCACTGCTAACCCTTTGAAATTCACTATCCATGTCCTGACCAAGATCGGGAACCTTTTTATGGCAGGTATTGATGGCTAGAGCCAACAATAGAGCAACTATAATTGAAACACAAATACTCAACCCTATCActagttgtttcttgttttttccttttggaGGGGGGCTTGAAGCTGGAGAAAGCAAAACACTGCCTGACCTCAGTGAAGTGGAATTGAACTGCCACGAGCTGACACTGTTTTTCTCAAAGAACCATCCTGTT
It includes:
- the LOC116032931 gene encoding L-type lectin-domain containing receptor kinase IX.1-like, which gives rise to MCRFLDFSVFLFLVLPSLVSSLSFDLPSISPKYTNVHINVEGDASITNQGIQLTPYEREEVLNGKAGRATYVESLHLWDKASRELADFTTNFTFNIDSDGNSSFADGLAFFLANFSSPFNGTSIQGGGLGLMNETLPISPDPFVAVVFDTFSHQENRPRTNVSINVKSMLNPGSIKPWFNNITQGMDNNASITYSASSQVLQVVFTGFWKGQKTTESLSYKVDLREILPEFVSVGFSAATGWFFEKNSVSSWQFNSTSLRSGSVLLSPASSPPPKGKNKKQLVIGLSICVSIIVALLLALAINTCHKKVPDLGQDMDSEFQRVSSGTKKFSYTELQTATNNFAEGQKLGEGGFGGVYRGFLRSLNLDVAVKRVSSGSNQGIKEYVAEVKIISQLRHRNLVPLYGWCHDINRGELLLVYEYMPQGSLDSHLFKAKSPPLNWELRYRIAQGLASALLYLHGGWKQCVLHRDIKSSNVLLDSSFNAKLGDFGLASLVDHENAPRKTLDGGTLGYIAPECSSTLQTTKESDVYSFGIVALEIATGQRAILVNEPEGVKITLVEWVWNLYGMEKLIEAADPKLCGNFERPKMEKLMMIGLWCAHPNSTCRLKISEALHCLTSSEQLPPLPQKMPKPVYPTSFSSQHWQILEGHTSSSNNSCPSRFTSSSIMDTSSTSHSHTH
- the LOC116033425 gene encoding L-type lectin-domain containing receptor kinase IX.1-like, which translates into the protein MAALCRFLSISAFLFLLLASLACSLSFDLPSISPADDAGIQLTPSEPNYKAGRANYVELLHLWDKDSGDLADFTTHFTFTIDSYGSSRYASGLAFFLANVSTPSNTTLTGGGGIGLMDRHLTTSQDPFVAVVFDTFSHQENRSQTNVSINIKSVLETVNITEWLNDIAMGMPNNACITYSATSKILQNWLLSSNSTNFFESNTVSSWKFNSSSVGNVSLSPPPSSPYKPPIVTPPTSPSPNANPKEKKTKKGLVTALSIGVPVLVVLLVTLSIFTCLKKTQAEKGNNQIILDQAMDSEFEKAGSGPKRYPYSELASATNNFAEEQKLGEGGFGQVYRGFLRDLNLDVAVKRVSSESNQGIREYTSEVKIISQLRHRNLVPLHGWCHEKGELLLVYEYMPQGSLHSHLFKINSPLNWELRYRIAQGLASALFYLHEEWEQCVLHRDIKSSNVLLDSSFNVRLGDFGLAWLVDHETAPEKTYLGGTPGYVAPECLFTFKTSKESDVYSFGIVALEIACGRRAILTKEPEGGKSLVDWVWDLYGMGKLLEAADPKLCGNFEKQEIERLMIIRLWCAHPDSNSRPPISQALLCLKFQGQLPTLPSMMPKLVYSFSSNVPLVSSSHSQTFEYHSSSGRHNSCPSRFTSSSISDASSSASVPHFRTR